In a genomic window of Cynocephalus volans isolate mCynVol1 chromosome 1, mCynVol1.pri, whole genome shotgun sequence:
- the NINJ2 gene encoding ninjurin-2, whose amino-acid sequence MLDVALFMSNATRLKAVLEQGPSSHYYATLVTLLSISLFLQVVVGILLMVIAQLNLNEVEKQWRLNQLNDTTTTLVFITVVINVFITAFGAQRTGFLAARASRNPL is encoded by the exons ATGCTGGACGTGGCTCTCTTCATGTCCAATGCCACACGGCTGAAGGCGGTGCTGGAACAGGGGCCCTCCTCTCATTACTACGCCACCCTGGTCACCCTCCTCAGCATCTCTCTGTTCCTGCAGGTGGTCGTCGGAATCCTCCTCATGGTCATTG CGCAGCTGAACCTGAACGAGGTGGAAAAGCAGTGGAGACTAAATCAGCTCAACGACACCACCACCACCTTGGTCTTCATCACAGTGGTCATCAACGTTTTCATCACGGCCTTCGGGGCACAGAGGACTGGGTTCCTGGCTGCCAGGGCTTCAAGGAATCCTCTCTGA